CCGCTCCGCCGCACCCTGACGGTTCCCCAGGAGCTGGATCGTGTCCGCCGGAAGTACATCTCCACGTTCGACCTGCTCCCGCCCGGGGAGTTCGAGCGCGGCGTAGCCTTCCTGGAACGGGAGCTTCCCAAGCGGTACGGGGGAGCCTTCGAGACGAACGCCGCGTTCACGTTCCTAGGCGCTTCAAGATGAGGTCCGCCCGGTCCGAGCAGGCCGGGCAGTACGTCCGGCCCTTGCGGTCCGTGTCGGAGAGGCGCTCGGAGTAGAACATGACGCACTCCGGATGGCCGTCGTGGTGGGCGAGCCCCAGCGTGTGACCGAGCTCGTGGACCGCCTCCTTCTCGCAGCGGTCGAGGAACCTCTTATGCCTCCGTGCGGTCGTGCGGGCCAGGAGCCGCCGTGGCGTGCGCGCGCTCGGCGGCCGTCCACGCAATCGCGCGAGGGAGATCACGGCCGCGCGTCCTTCGATTTGCGCGTACCCGAACACGGACCGGAGCTCGCCCTCGTACAGGTCGGCCTCCGTGACCCCGAGGACGCGGTCGCCGGGTTCCGCGAGGCACACGTCGAAGAGGCGGGTGGCCCGGTACTGTCCCCGGGTCCGCTCAAGGCCGTCGGCCGGAAGAGGCGCCACGGACGCCGTGTCCACCTCGCCGAACTCCTGGAGGCGATCGGCCAGGCGGGCCAGGACACCGCGATCCACAGGCCCGATGGGTTTCAGGGTGAGCCTCATCCTTTGACGACCCCGATGGGGACCATCCGCGCGACGATCTTCGTGAGCCCCGCGCCTTCTGCAATCCGGACCACGTCCTCGACATTCTTGTAGGCGCCCGGCGCCTCCTCGACGATGCCCGCTTTGGTGGCCGCGTGGATGTAGATGCCTCGGTCCCCGAGCTGCTTCACGACCTCGTTCGCCCGGTACGTTCGGGTCGCCGCGGCCCGGGACATGCGTCGGCCCGCGCCGTGACAGCTCGACCCGAAGGAGCGCGTCATGGCCGTCGGCAGGCCCACGAGCACGAACGAGCAGGTGCCCATGTCGCCCGGGATCAGGACGGGTTGGCCGATCTCGCGGTACTTCGACGGCGTCTCGGGGTGTCCCGCGGGGAACGCTCGGGTCGCGCCCTTGCGGTGGACGACCACCTTGCGACGATGCCCCTCGACCTCATGCTCTTCGATCTTCCCGATGTTGTGGCACACGTCGTAGACGATTTCCAAACCCAGGTCTTCGGCCGAGCGACCGAACGACTTGGCGAACGCGTTGCGGATCCCATGCGTGATGACCTGGCGGTTGTTCCAGGCGAAGTTCGCGCCGCAGCACATTGCGGCCCAGTAGTCCTGGCCCTCCTTAGAATGGACCGGGGCGCAGGCGAGCTGCAGGTCCGGGAGGTCGATCCTCTCGCGCTTCACGACGCTCTCGCAGGTCGCGATGTAGTCCGAGGCGATCTGATGCCCGAACCCGCGGGAACCCGTGTGGATCATCACGCACACCTGGTCCGGCCGCCGGAGGCCGAGGGCCTTCGCCGCGGCCTCATCGTAAATCCGGTCGATCTTCTGCACCTCGAGGAAGTGGTTGCCCGAACCCAGGCTCCCGACCTGGTCCTTGCCGCGGGTGATCGCGCGGTCGCTCACCTTGTCGAACGACGCGGACGCGAGGTGACCGCCCGCCTCGATGTGGAGCGGGTCCTCGGGCCACGCATAGCCCTTCTCCACGGACCACGCGACGCCCTCTGTCGCCAGCCGCCCGAGGTCCTGGCGGGAGACCTTCACGAGCCCACCCTCCCCCACGCCGCTCGGTACGTTGTGGAAGATCGTGTCCGTGAGTTCACGGATCTTCGGGCGCACCTCAGACTCGCTGAGGTCCGTGCGGAGGAGGCGGACGCCGCAGTTCACATCGTAACCTATCCCGCCGGGAGAGATCACGCCTTCGTCGTGGTCGAACGCCGC
This genomic stretch from Thermoplasmata archaeon harbors:
- a CDS encoding peptidase zinc-dependent, which encodes MRLTLKPIGPVDRGVLARLADRLQEFGEVDTASVAPLPADGLERTRGQYRATRLFDVCLAEPGDRVLGVTEADLYEGELRSVFGYAQIEGRAAVISLARLRGRPPSARTPRRLLARTTARRHKRFLDRCEKEAVHELGHTLGLAHHDGHPECVMFYSERLSDTDRKGRTYCPACSDRADLILKRLGT
- a CDS encoding RtcB family protein, with amino-acid sequence FIDEPMIAQLRQDQAAEQVANVATMPGIVGRSLAMPDIHWGYGFPIGGVAAFDHDEGVISPGGIGYDVNCGVRLLRTDLSESEVRPKIRELTDTIFHNVPSGVGEGGLVKVSRQDLGRLATEGVAWSVEKGYAWPEDPLHIEAGGHLASASFDKVSDRAITRGKDQVGSLGSGNHFLEVQKIDRIYDEAAAKALGLRRPDQVCVMIHTGSRGFGHQIASDYIATCESVVKRERIDLPDLQLACAPVHSKEGQDYWAAMCCGANFAWNNRQVITHGIRNAFAKSFGRSAEDLGLEIVYDVCHNIGKIEEHEVEGHRRKVVVHRKGATRAFPAGHPETPSKYREIGQPVLIPGDMGTCSFVLVGLPTAMTRSFGSSCHGAGRRMSRAAATRTYRANEVVKQLGDRGIYIHAATKAGIVEEAPGAYKNVEDVVRIAEGAGLTKIVARMVPIGVVKG